A portion of the Candidatus Babeliales bacterium genome contains these proteins:
- a CDS encoding RpiB/LacA/LacB family sugar-phosphate isomerase, producing MKIVIGADHRGVAYKTYLKTVTNIGNQHIEWIDVGADSDERTDYPRFAQKLCITMKTNCIDHGILICGSGVGMAVAANRYPHIYAALVWNNEIARLAVAHDNANVLVIPASFVSQDQLISIVETWLATQFLGGRYQERIDMIDAMKCE from the coding sequence TTGAAGATAGTTATTGGCGCAGATCATCGTGGCGTTGCCTATAAAACGTATTTAAAAACGGTGACGAATATTGGCAACCAACACATTGAATGGATTGATGTTGGTGCCGATAGTGATGAGCGCACCGATTACCCCCGCTTTGCACAAAAATTGTGCATCACAATGAAAACGAATTGCATAGATCATGGCATATTAATTTGTGGCAGTGGCGTTGGCATGGCGGTAGCAGCTAATCGATATCCGCATATTTATGCAGCATTGGTATGGAATAATGAAATAGCCAGACTTGCGGTTGCACATGACAATGCAAATGTGCTGGTTATTCCCGCATCGTTTGTGTCGCAAGATCAATTGATATCGATTGTTGAAACATGGCTGGCCACACAATTTTTGGGCGGTCGGTATCAAGAAAGAATTGATATGATTGATGCCATGAAGTGCGAGTAG